A single Nicotiana tabacum cultivar K326 chromosome 5, ASM71507v2, whole genome shotgun sequence DNA region contains:
- the LOC107813941 gene encoding nudix hydrolase 16, mitochondrial, with amino-acid sequence MSELVARTGRHQQRYEAGYRLIAGCIPLRFRNMEENGGETAGKVVEVLMINSTSGPGLLFPKGGWENDESVEDAAIREAIEEAGVRGDLVHFLGYYFFKSKTLQDEYSPEGLCRAAMFALLVKEELECWPEQRLRRRSWLTIPEAIQCCRHPWMRQALEEGFSKWHDSGMASTMNNED; translated from the exons ATGTCTGAATTGGTGGCTCGGACTGGTCGGCATCAGCAGCGATATGAGGCTGGTTATCGCCTAATCGCCGG GTGTATTCCACTTAGGTTCAGAAATATGGAAGAAAATGGTGGTGAGACGGCTGGGAAGGTAGTTGAAGTACTGATGATAAACTCGACAAGTGGGCCTGGTCTTCTGTTCCCAAAG GGCGGTTGGGAAAATGATGAATCTGTCGAGGATGCAGCTATTCGTGAAGCTATAGAGGAAGCTGGAGTTCGAGGGGATCTAGTG CACTTTCTGGGGTATTACTTCTTTAAAAGCAAAACACTTCAAGACGAGTATAGTCCAGAAGGATTGTGTAGAGCTGCCATGTTTGCGCTTTTGGTAAAGGAAGAGCTTGAATGCTGGCCCGAACAGAGGCTTCGCAGAAGAAGTTGGCTGACAATTCCAGAAGCAATTCAATGTTGCCGGCACCCATGGATGCGACAGGCTCTCGAGGAAGGATTTTCGAAGTGGCATGACAGTGGTATGGCAAGCACAATGAATAATGAGGACTAG
- the LOC107781072 gene encoding aminotransferase ALD1, chloroplastic-like isoform X1, whose translation MYKMFSISTSLFLKPRASLKVQGDQGIASAGYYSTRVARNPNLEKLQTNYLFPEILDREVKHMEKYPNAKVISLGIGDTTQPLPQPVALSMSNYARALSTHQGYTGYGLEQGNKELRREIVETFYKDLSVEETEVFVSDGAQCDLSRVQLLLGSNVSIAVQDPSFPGYIDSSVIMGQSGELRNESGKYGNIKYMKCSPENDFFPDLSKTERTDVIFFCSPNNPSGHAASRAQLQQLVEFAQLNGSIIVYDSAYAAYVSDSSPKSIYEIPGSRKVAIEISSFSKMAGFTGVRLGWTVVPKELLYSNGFPVILDFNRVICTTFNGASNIAQAGGLACLSLEGFKEIMSKVDYYKENAKILVDTFASLGFRVYGGSNAPYVWVHFPHSRSWDVFNWILEKTHIITVPGIGFGPGGEGYIRISGFGRRESILEASKRLRTLLC comes from the exons ATGTACAAGATGTTTTCCATATCCACTTCGCTTTTCTTGAAGCCTAGAGCTAG TTTGAAAGTTCAAGGAGATCAGGGAATTG CGAGTGCAGGTTATTATTCGACAAGAGTAGCCCGCAACCCAAACTTGGAGAAGTTGCAAACTAACTATTTGTTTCCCGAG ATCTTAGATAGGGAGGTTAAGCATATGGAGAAGTACCCAAATGCTAAAGTAATAAGCCTTGGGATCGGCGACACTACACAGCCCTTACCCCAGCCTGTAGCCTTGAGCATGTCTAAT TACGCACGTGCTCTTTCAACACATCAAGGTTATACAGGCTACGGACTGGAACAGGGGAACAAG GAACTAAGAAGAGAAATTGTAGAAACATTCTATAAAGATCTTTCAGTAGAAGAAACAGAGGTTTTTGTATCTGATGGTGCACAGTGCGATCTCTCCAGAGTTCAG CTCCTTCTTGGTTCCAATGTGTCAATTGCTGTACAGGATCCATCATTTCCA GGATATATAGATTCAAGTGTGATTATGGGGCAGAGTGGTGAGTTAAGGAATGAGTCGGGGAAGTATGGAAATATAAAGTATATGAAGTGTAGCCCTGAGAATGATTTTTTCCCAGATCTTTCCAAAACTGAAAGAACAGATGTTATCTTCTTCTGCTCTCCAAACAATCCTAGTGGTCATGCAGCATCAAGGGCACAATTGCAGCAACTTGTAGAGTTTGCCCAACTAAATGGTTCAATCATTGTCTATGACTCTGCTTATGCTGCTTATGTTTCAGACTCAAGCCCTAAGTCTATCTATGAGATCCCTGGTTCCAGAAAG GTTGCCATTGAGATTTCATCCTTCTCCAAGATGGCTGGATTCACAGGTGTCCGTCTTGGATGGACTGTAGTACCTAAGGAACTCCTATACTCAAATGGCTTTCCTGTTATACTCGATTTCAATCGCGTTATATGTACTACCTTTAATGGTGCTTCCAACATAGCTCAGGCTGGTGGTCTGGCCTGTCTCTCCCTGGAGGGTTTCAAG GAAATTATGTCTAAGGTAGACTACTACAAGGAGAATGCAAAGATTTTGGTTGACACTTTTGCTTCACTGGGATTTCGAGTTTATGGAGGTAGCAATGCGCCTTATGTTTGGGTTCATTTCCCACATTCAAGGTCATGGGATGTATTCAATTGGATTCTTGAGAAGACACACATAATTACAGTCCCTGGGATTGGATTTGGTCCAGGTGGTGAAGGGTACATAAGAATTTCTGGTTTCGGACGCAGAGAGAGCATCTTGGAGGCATCTAAAAGACTAAGAACCTTGCTTTGTTAG
- the LOC107781072 gene encoding aminotransferase ALD1, chloroplastic-like isoform X2, whose translation MYKMFSISTSLFLKPRASLKVQGDQGIASAGYYSTRVARNPNLEKLQTNYLFPEILDREVKHMEKYPNAKVISLGIGDTTQPLPQPVALSMSNYARALSTHQGYTGYGLEQGNKELRREIVETFYKDLSVEETEVFVSDGAQCDLSRVQGYIDSSVIMGQSGELRNESGKYGNIKYMKCSPENDFFPDLSKTERTDVIFFCSPNNPSGHAASRAQLQQLVEFAQLNGSIIVYDSAYAAYVSDSSPKSIYEIPGSRKVAIEISSFSKMAGFTGVRLGWTVVPKELLYSNGFPVILDFNRVICTTFNGASNIAQAGGLACLSLEGFKEIMSKVDYYKENAKILVDTFASLGFRVYGGSNAPYVWVHFPHSRSWDVFNWILEKTHIITVPGIGFGPGGEGYIRISGFGRRESILEASKRLRTLLC comes from the exons ATGTACAAGATGTTTTCCATATCCACTTCGCTTTTCTTGAAGCCTAGAGCTAG TTTGAAAGTTCAAGGAGATCAGGGAATTG CGAGTGCAGGTTATTATTCGACAAGAGTAGCCCGCAACCCAAACTTGGAGAAGTTGCAAACTAACTATTTGTTTCCCGAG ATCTTAGATAGGGAGGTTAAGCATATGGAGAAGTACCCAAATGCTAAAGTAATAAGCCTTGGGATCGGCGACACTACACAGCCCTTACCCCAGCCTGTAGCCTTGAGCATGTCTAAT TACGCACGTGCTCTTTCAACACATCAAGGTTATACAGGCTACGGACTGGAACAGGGGAACAAG GAACTAAGAAGAGAAATTGTAGAAACATTCTATAAAGATCTTTCAGTAGAAGAAACAGAGGTTTTTGTATCTGATGGTGCACAGTGCGATCTCTCCAGAGTTCAG GGATATATAGATTCAAGTGTGATTATGGGGCAGAGTGGTGAGTTAAGGAATGAGTCGGGGAAGTATGGAAATATAAAGTATATGAAGTGTAGCCCTGAGAATGATTTTTTCCCAGATCTTTCCAAAACTGAAAGAACAGATGTTATCTTCTTCTGCTCTCCAAACAATCCTAGTGGTCATGCAGCATCAAGGGCACAATTGCAGCAACTTGTAGAGTTTGCCCAACTAAATGGTTCAATCATTGTCTATGACTCTGCTTATGCTGCTTATGTTTCAGACTCAAGCCCTAAGTCTATCTATGAGATCCCTGGTTCCAGAAAG GTTGCCATTGAGATTTCATCCTTCTCCAAGATGGCTGGATTCACAGGTGTCCGTCTTGGATGGACTGTAGTACCTAAGGAACTCCTATACTCAAATGGCTTTCCTGTTATACTCGATTTCAATCGCGTTATATGTACTACCTTTAATGGTGCTTCCAACATAGCTCAGGCTGGTGGTCTGGCCTGTCTCTCCCTGGAGGGTTTCAAG GAAATTATGTCTAAGGTAGACTACTACAAGGAGAATGCAAAGATTTTGGTTGACACTTTTGCTTCACTGGGATTTCGAGTTTATGGAGGTAGCAATGCGCCTTATGTTTGGGTTCATTTCCCACATTCAAGGTCATGGGATGTATTCAATTGGATTCTTGAGAAGACACACATAATTACAGTCCCTGGGATTGGATTTGGTCCAGGTGGTGAAGGGTACATAAGAATTTCTGGTTTCGGACGCAGAGAGAGCATCTTGGAGGCATCTAAAAGACTAAGAACCTTGCTTTGTTAG